Below is a window of Neochlamydia sp. AcF84 DNA.
AAAAGCTTCCCAGAAGTGTAGGAACCCATAGCGGAACTTTTCATGCCGATGAGGTGACTGCTTGTGCCCTTTTACTTCTCTATAATTTAATCGACCGTGAGCAAATTATACGCACACGGGATCCTCAGCTTTTAAGTAAATGTGAATATGTATGTGATGTGGGCGGATGCTATGATCCTGAAAATAAGTTGTTTGACCATCATCAAGCAGATTATCAAGGAGCCATGAGTAGCGCAGGAATGGTTCTTCTTTATCTTAAAGACCAACATATCATTACCCCTAAAGAGTATGATTGCTTTAATGCAAATCTAATTTTGGGAGTGGATGCTCATGATAATGGTAGGGATCCTCAAATTTATGGCCTGTGTACTTATTCTAACATTATTTCTAGCTTTACCCCTATTAAGCAGGATGCCGATGATGCCACACAAGATAAAGCTTTTTTTGATGCACTAGATTTTGCTTATCAATATCTTAATCGTATACTTAATCGATTTAACTATATTCTCTCCTGCCGGGAAATTGTCTCGAGAGCCATGGAGAAGCAAGACGATTGTCTAATGTTTGAGAAGAATATTCCTTGGTTGGAATTATTTTTTGAATTAGGAGGAGCTAATCATCCTGCAAAATTTGTAATTATGCCAGCAGGACCGCATTGGAAATTGCGAGGCATTCCTCCTACCTATGAAGATAAAATGAAGGTACGCTCTCCTCTCCCTAGCGAATGGGCCGGGCTCTTAGAAGAGGAGTTAAAAGAGGTGAGCGGGATAAAAGGAGCCATTTTTTGTCACAAAGGAAGGTTTATCTCTGTGTGGGAAACTTACAACGATGCTTTAAAAGCTTTAAATTATGTACTTAAAAAGTAGACAATAAAATTATGACAGCCAATGTTTTTGCACAAATCATAGCAGGTAAAATTGCGGTAGACAAAGTATTTGAGAATGAACGCATTCTGGCTTTTAAAGATATTCATCCTGTCGCACCCGTACATATTTTAATTATTCCAAAAAAGGAAATTGCTGATCTTCAATCCGTCCAAGTAGAAGATTTGCCTTTAATTAGTGAGATTGTACAAGTAGCTCAGCTGTTAGCAAAAACACACCATCTGACTGAGGGTTATCGGTTATTAACTAATAATGGGTCTTTAGCAGGACAAACGGTTTTTCACTTACATTTTCATTTGATAGGAGGACGTAAGTTAGAAACGTTAGGATAGAATTAATTCATTTATTCCATGAAAAATGTTTTAAAACGAATAAATAGATGAAGCTTTTAGCTTATACGCTTTCGAGCAGCTCTTTATGTAATCATATACTTAGTAAAAAGCTTGTTTTTACGAGTAAGATCAGCCTGGAAAAAGGCTAATTTCTTTTTTGGTTATGTAGACGCAGTTTCTTTGAAAGGTATGACTCGGCAGAGCTGCGGGCAGAATATAAATTTTATCCTCTAAGAGTTTGAATAGCCCATCGATGCTGAAGCTGCATTCTACTCCTGCAGTTTTATCCTTTGAGGGAAATTAAAATTTTATTAATAGAAAATGTAAGATTTATGTTCAAAACCCTAGTTTCTTGCTTAAAAGCTATTTTATTGAAAGGAAAAGTGGTTTTTAAATAGAGTAGTTCGTTTTATATTCATAGAAACTCCTCAGGATATTTTGCCCATCCTTAAAGGATTTCTTTGCTATTATAAAAAAATGATAGGTGGAGTGATAATTCTTAAACCTTATGCCCTTCATGCACAGCTTTTTAAGCGCTAAAGCGAAAAGTGACTGCTATAAAGCAAGCCTTGAGGCTACATAACAATTGCTTTTTAACGCTTACAGAGAATGTTCAAGGAATGTTCAACTTAATGTTTGCAAACATGATTTTCTAATTAAATTATATAATAAGTAGTTAAATTTTGTTTATGCGAGAGATAATTTTTTGGATAGGGTGTAGCCTTGCTTTCCTTTGCTCAGCAGCTGGCTATGGAAATGAAGAAACATATGTCCAAGCGGCTCATGCCCATCTACGCATTCAAGACTTTGGATCGGCTAGTCAAGAAGCTAAAGAAGGTCTTTATTTATTTCCTCACAGTAAAACATTATGGGCAGTCTATATTAAAGCTCTTGCTAAGCAGGGCGATGAAAAAGAGATGTTGGCTACATGGAAAAATTACATAGAAATTTTCCCTGAGGAGAAAGATAATCGGGCTTTAATAGAAACTTTAGCATGGGGGGTGATCGAACATGCTACTTTCTCTTCTTTACCTACCATTCGATTTATGGCCATCCTCTCTGCTTTTTTTTCTCAGGATGCAAAAGGTGTTAAAATTCTATTAAAAGGGCTGAAAGATAAAAATTCAGCTCTAAGGAGTGCTTCTGCTCAAATGAGTGCGCATTACCGTGATCAAGAGATTAAAGAGGAAATGCTTC
It encodes the following:
- a CDS encoding MYG1 family protein; translated protein: MNNQKLPRSVGTHSGTFHADEVTACALLLLYNLIDREQIIRTRDPQLLSKCEYVCDVGGCYDPENKLFDHHQADYQGAMSSAGMVLLYLKDQHIITPKEYDCFNANLILGVDAHDNGRDPQIYGLCTYSNIISSFTPIKQDADDATQDKAFFDALDFAYQYLNRILNRFNYILSCREIVSRAMEKQDDCLMFEKNIPWLELFFELGGANHPAKFVIMPAGPHWKLRGIPPTYEDKMKVRSPLPSEWAGLLEEELKEVSGIKGAIFCHKGRFISVWETYNDALKALNYVLKK
- a CDS encoding HIT domain-containing protein, encoding MTANVFAQIIAGKIAVDKVFENERILAFKDIHPVAPVHILIIPKKEIADLQSVQVEDLPLISEIVQVAQLLAKTHHLTEGYRLLTNNGSLAGQTVFHLHFHLIGGRKLETLG